In a genomic window of Methylovirgula sp. 4M-Z18:
- a CDS encoding tetratricopeptide repeat protein has product MPNIIRVLLLLSVCATTPYLVACQSVEGTPGSDKITGSDPQDVQYYPSDEPVRLGKQRFKEGAYGIAEHYFRDAVERQPRDLEAWLGLAASYDHLSRFDLADRAYAHAASLGGTTARLLNNEGYSFLLRGDLEKARAKFVAAARLDPTNVTIANNIRLLDGSRKYVRRDGEQINSDTQ; this is encoded by the coding sequence TTGCCGAATATCATACGTGTACTTCTTTTGCTGTCGGTCTGCGCAACGACGCCATACCTTGTCGCGTGCCAATCGGTGGAGGGCACCCCTGGAAGCGATAAAATAACCGGCTCCGATCCGCAGGATGTGCAATATTATCCCTCGGACGAGCCAGTGCGTCTCGGCAAGCAGCGTTTCAAAGAGGGCGCTTACGGCATTGCCGAGCACTATTTTCGTGATGCGGTTGAACGCCAACCGCGAGATCTGGAGGCTTGGCTGGGCTTAGCGGCGAGCTACGACCATCTTAGCCGCTTCGATCTCGCCGATCGCGCGTATGCGCATGCAGCAAGTCTCGGCGGCACGACGGCGCGCCTGCTCAACAATGAAGGATATTCCTTTCTCCTGCGAGGCGATCTGGAAAAGGCCCGGGCAAAGTTCGTGGCGGCTGCGCGGCTCGACCCGACGAATGTCACGATTGCCAATAATATTCGGCTCCTCGACGGGAGTCGGAAATATGTCCGCCGGGACGGAGAGCAAATTAACAGCGATACGCAATAG
- a CDS encoding type II secretion system F family protein: MDIKLILILALAFASAATVIIMISQAYFSRAQVRRRLPGNQVQAISADGSSSTSVQDFISEYFSKERFGVEGPIQAKLRLQLLRAGFFRSDAISYYIFARVCTVCSVPICVFLLIRLLLPNTAFLVQMVLVAASTGIAILLPDAFLARRQGQLEHEYRLVFPDMLDLLVVCVGAGLSIEGGFERVRGQLRKQSAALGLNLDMLAAEMRAGRPMVDALNSLADRLAIDEAASFVGVIRHSYELGGDVGGALRVFSDDMRDKRLLRAEEMANKLSVKIVLPLALFIFPVILTIIMLPVILKLLFVFNQH, translated from the coding sequence ATGGATATAAAGCTCATACTGATCCTCGCGCTGGCTTTCGCCTCGGCGGCGACTGTTATTATAATGATATCTCAAGCATATTTTTCACGAGCGCAGGTCAGAAGGCGCCTGCCGGGCAATCAGGTCCAAGCCATATCCGCGGACGGCAGTTCCAGCACATCCGTACAAGATTTTATCTCGGAATATTTCAGCAAAGAAAGGTTTGGCGTCGAAGGGCCCATACAAGCCAAATTGCGTTTGCAATTGCTGCGTGCGGGCTTCTTTCGCAGCGACGCGATCAGTTACTATATTTTTGCGCGCGTTTGCACGGTCTGCTCGGTGCCGATTTGCGTTTTCTTGCTCATTCGCCTTTTGCTGCCGAACACGGCATTCTTGGTGCAGATGGTTCTCGTTGCGGCCTCGACCGGAATTGCAATCCTGCTCCCCGACGCATTTCTCGCGCGGCGCCAGGGACAACTCGAGCATGAATACCGTTTGGTCTTCCCGGACATGCTAGATTTGCTCGTCGTCTGCGTCGGCGCGGGCCTCAGCATCGAAGGCGGATTCGAACGTGTTCGGGGCCAACTCCGGAAACAGAGCGCCGCTCTGGGTTTGAATCTCGATATGCTGGCAGCGGAAATGCGCGCGGGCCGACCGATGGTCGATGCGTTGAATTCGCTCGCGGACCGGCTGGCGATCGATGAAGCCGCATCCTTCGTCGGGGTGATTCGTCACTCTTACGAGTTGGGAGGCGACGTCGGCGGAGCGCTCCGGGTTTTCAGCGACGATATGCGGGACAAACGCCTGCTTCGGGCAGAGGAAATGGCGAACAAATTGTCGGTAAAGATCGTTCTGCCGCTGGCCTTGTTCATCTTTCCAGTTATCCTGACGATCATCATGTTGCCCGTGATCTTAAAGCTTCTCTTCGTTTTCAATCAACATTGA
- a CDS encoding type II secretion system F family protein, with product MSEPLLIYGLVFIAGVLGVEALYWLVFRTRGVKRALNRRLALSATIKNSEQVLDVLRRERGFKDFDSLGLAKFSDFVLQTGLRLTLGSLALWTVVVVLALFGAAVFFLGPHPLVFLIAAAGGPVLVYGYIYLKRSKRIARFGEQFPDAIEIIVRGLRVGHPFASAIALVAREMPDPIGSEFGMTADEITYGQSIVQALNNLFRRVGQQDLLFLVVAVSIQSETGGNLADVLARLARLIRERVKLRLKVRALSAEGRMSALFLTIMPFALFGVVSLMSPNYFDQVRTSGFTVPAVAYGLISIAIGNFVIYRMVNFKV from the coding sequence ATGAGCGAGCCGCTTCTCATTTATGGCCTCGTCTTCATTGCAGGCGTTCTGGGCGTCGAGGCGCTTTACTGGCTGGTCTTTCGCACGCGCGGCGTCAAGCGCGCGCTCAATCGCCGCCTGGCACTCAGCGCGACGATAAAAAACAGCGAGCAGGTCCTCGACGTTCTCAGGCGAGAGCGCGGGTTCAAAGATTTTGACAGCTTGGGCTTGGCCAAATTCAGCGATTTCGTGCTGCAGACCGGGTTGCGCCTCACCTTGGGCAGCCTCGCACTCTGGACCGTGGTCGTTGTCCTCGCCCTTTTCGGCGCTGCGGTCTTTTTTCTTGGCCCACACCCGCTTGTCTTCTTGATCGCGGCGGCCGGCGGACCGGTGCTTGTCTACGGCTATATCTACCTCAAACGGTCCAAGCGCATCGCGCGGTTTGGTGAGCAATTCCCGGACGCCATCGAAATCATCGTCCGCGGCCTACGCGTCGGCCATCCCTTCGCGAGCGCTATCGCTCTCGTCGCCCGAGAAATGCCCGACCCGATCGGCTCCGAGTTCGGTATGACCGCGGACGAAATCACTTACGGTCAAAGCATCGTCCAGGCGCTCAACAATCTCTTTCGGCGCGTGGGGCAGCAGGATCTTCTCTTTCTCGTCGTCGCGGTGAGCATTCAAAGCGAAACCGGAGGCAATTTGGCCGATGTTTTGGCCCGCCTTGCGCGCCTCATTCGCGAACGGGTCAAGCTGCGGCTGAAGGTTCGCGCGCTCAGCGCCGAAGGACGCATGTCCGCGCTGTTTCTGACAATAATGCCCTTTGCCTTGTTTGGCGTCGTCTCGCTCATGTCGCCGAACTATTTCGACCAGGTACGCACCTCCGGATTCACCGTTCCGGCAGTCGCTTATGGCCTGATATCAATCGCCATCGGCAATTTCGTCATTTACCGCATGGTCAATTTCAAAGTTTAG
- a CDS encoding CpaF family protein, which produces MAFFGLQQQRQQKAAPAPAAAAAPEPPQAAAPETQPQDLLGRKPALLEEKLKLHQRIIEEFNLALLEKLPPDELVKQIRTYVSNHLRAENISLNSGELEMFTNEIVAEMTGFGPIETLLKDPTISDILINTHRTCFVERFGRLTEVKVFFKDEAHLLRIINKIVAGVGRRVDESSPMVDARLPDGSRVNVAIRPIAVDGPLVSIRKFSKKPFNMDRLIAIGALRQPMVDLLIAAVKGRVSSLVVGGTGSGKTTMLNALSSYIPTNERLITIEDAAELQLQQPHVGRLETRPANVEGKGEVRQRDLLKNALRMRPDRIIVGECRGEEAFDMLQAMNTGHEGSMTTIHANSPREAVKRLEQMVGMAGLPMTMQAIRSQIASAITLLIQLQRMPDGQRRVMSISEITGMEGEVIQMHEIFQFVKERTDEQGMIHGSFRATGVRPKFIAGLRAYGLEIPASHFDPNKVL; this is translated from the coding sequence ATGGCTTTCTTTGGGCTTCAGCAACAACGCCAGCAGAAGGCCGCCCCGGCCCCGGCGGCAGCAGCCGCTCCCGAGCCGCCGCAGGCCGCGGCACCCGAAACGCAGCCGCAGGACCTGCTGGGCCGCAAACCGGCTTTGCTCGAAGAAAAGCTGAAGCTGCACCAACGCATCATTGAGGAGTTCAATCTGGCACTGCTGGAAAAGCTGCCGCCCGACGAACTCGTCAAGCAGATCCGAACTTATGTCTCCAACCATCTACGGGCCGAGAATATCTCGCTCAATTCGGGCGAGTTGGAGATGTTTACCAATGAGATCGTGGCGGAAATGACCGGCTTCGGCCCGATCGAAACGCTCCTCAAGGACCCAACCATCAGCGACATTCTGATCAACACCCACCGCACATGCTTCGTCGAACGCTTCGGCCGCCTGACCGAGGTGAAGGTGTTTTTCAAGGACGAAGCGCATTTGCTGCGCATCATCAACAAGATCGTCGCCGGCGTCGGACGCCGCGTGGATGAATCGTCGCCGATGGTCGACGCCCGCTTGCCCGACGGTTCACGCGTGAACGTCGCCATTCGGCCCATCGCGGTCGATGGCCCGCTCGTGTCCATCCGAAAATTTTCGAAAAAACCCTTCAACATGGACCGCCTCATCGCGATCGGCGCGCTGCGGCAGCCGATGGTGGATCTGCTCATCGCCGCGGTGAAGGGACGCGTTTCGTCGCTGGTCGTGGGCGGAACCGGCAGCGGCAAGACAACCATGCTGAACGCTCTGTCCAGCTATATTCCGACGAACGAACGCCTGATCACGATCGAGGATGCCGCGGAGCTGCAATTGCAGCAACCCCATGTCGGCCGGCTCGAGACGCGGCCGGCCAATGTCGAGGGCAAAGGCGAAGTTCGGCAGCGCGATCTTCTGAAGAACGCCCTGCGCATGCGCCCGGACCGCATCATCGTCGGCGAGTGCCGTGGCGAAGAAGCATTTGACATGCTGCAGGCGATGAACACGGGCCACGAAGGCTCGATGACCACGATACACGCGAATTCGCCGCGTGAAGCAGTCAAACGCCTCGAACAGATGGTCGGCATGGCGGGCTTACCGATGACAATGCAGGCCATCCGCAGTCAAATCGCTTCGGCGATCACCCTCCTGATCCAATTGCAACGCATGCCGGACGGTCAGCGGCGCGTGATGAGTATCAGCGAGATCACCGGTATGGAGGGCGAGGTGATACAGATGCATGAGATCTTTCAGTTCGTGAAAGAGCGCACCGACGAGCAAGGCATGATCCACGGCAGTTTCCGCGCCACCGGCGTCCGGCCGAAGTTTATAGCCGGCTTGCGGGCCTACGGCCTGGAGATTCCGGCGAGCCATTTTGACCCGAACAAAGTTCTGTAG
- a CDS encoding AAA family ATPase, protein MKEPASIFLLNAGIDDGQFKDLASRIQARQIKLTVIQSLAPINALRRGDNPVWLLVAASSRDRAAFQREIAALTQLPASVFCIMISGEIPATDYKALLQSGRADWVQLDTAPQDLELILHTRRDHFSTPAGKGPTVISLVPSAGGVGNATIAAELAINLISRGKTKNHRICIIDLDFQTSHICDHFDLEPRLKIDEIAHEPERLDSQLLDLFASRHTSGVDIFAVPRNRSQLASIDLNVLDALLELIAQKYDLILIDHPVGWSSWTAHVLQASQDILVTGINTIPGLRQIANVLEALHATQASASRIGIILNRTEMTFLGKPVQRDHVDAVFSNERVFYVRNSPMAVESINIGQPMSLRSKSQKTVKDIAKVADFCLTQKGDAKS, encoded by the coding sequence ATGAAGGAACCAGCGTCTATTTTTCTTCTGAATGCCGGTATCGACGACGGACAGTTCAAGGATCTCGCGTCGCGTATTCAAGCGCGCCAAATCAAATTAACCGTCATCCAGAGCCTGGCCCCAATCAACGCTTTACGCCGCGGGGACAACCCCGTCTGGCTGCTTGTCGCCGCATCCTCCAGGGACCGGGCCGCTTTCCAGCGGGAGATCGCCGCCCTGACCCAATTGCCGGCCAGCGTCTTCTGCATCATGATCAGCGGCGAAATACCCGCGACCGACTACAAGGCGTTGCTGCAATCGGGACGCGCCGACTGGGTCCAGCTGGATACCGCGCCTCAGGACCTGGAACTCATTCTCCACACGCGCCGGGATCACTTCAGCACCCCTGCCGGAAAAGGCCCAACGGTCATTTCGCTGGTGCCCAGCGCCGGGGGCGTCGGCAACGCAACGATCGCCGCCGAACTTGCGATCAACCTGATCAGCCGCGGCAAGACCAAGAACCATCGCATCTGCATCATTGATCTGGATTTCCAGACAAGCCATATCTGCGACCATTTTGACCTGGAACCGCGCCTGAAGATCGATGAGATCGCCCATGAGCCAGAACGGCTCGACAGCCAGCTGTTGGACCTTTTCGCCAGTCGCCATACGTCCGGCGTCGACATTTTTGCCGTGCCGCGCAACAGATCGCAGCTCGCATCGATCGACCTGAACGTGCTCGATGCGCTGCTCGAATTGATCGCTCAAAAATACGATCTTATCCTGATTGACCATCCCGTCGGCTGGTCCAGTTGGACCGCCCACGTCCTTCAGGCCTCGCAGGACATACTCGTGACGGGTATCAACACGATTCCGGGCCTGCGGCAAATCGCGAACGTTCTCGAAGCTCTCCATGCGACACAGGCCTCGGCGTCGCGGATCGGAATAATCCTCAACCGCACCGAGATGACATTCCTGGGCAAGCCGGTTCAGCGCGATCATGTCGATGCGGTGTTCAGCAACGAGCGGGTATTTTATGTTCGCAACTCGCCCATGGCGGTGGAAAGCATCAATATCGGTCAGCCGATGAGCTTGCGGAGCAAGTCGCAGAAGACCGTGAAAGATATCGCTAAGGTCGCTGACTTTTGCCTGACCCAAAAGGGCGACGCCAAGTCATGA
- a CDS encoding TadE/TadG family type IV pilus assembly protein — protein sequence MKAKELIAETGGNVIVEATVMMTMIFVFVLGGIDFLFAFYQYNSAAKAVELGARIASVWDPVATGLNSLSTAVVTNNTATAGDEMPSFSVTCNGSTATCTCTGTCTGVSGYNSAAMNTIVYGRGNNGSCNAPTSLYTLGMCSVFFGDTGALTPANVIVTYTQTGLGFAGRPGGPVPTITVQLQNVPFKFYFLGSLLKFGNVTMPPLTTSVTGEYLSSSAPS from the coding sequence TTGAAGGCAAAAGAACTCATAGCGGAGACCGGCGGCAACGTGATTGTCGAAGCGACGGTGATGATGACAATGATTTTTGTCTTCGTCCTCGGCGGGATAGACTTCCTTTTCGCATTCTATCAATACAATTCCGCGGCAAAAGCGGTTGAATTGGGCGCCCGGATTGCGTCGGTCTGGGATCCTGTCGCGACCGGATTGAACAGTTTGAGCACCGCCGTCGTGACCAACAACACCGCGACCGCCGGCGATGAAATGCCGTCGTTCAGCGTGACGTGCAACGGCAGCACTGCCACGTGCACCTGCACGGGAACGTGTACAGGCGTGTCGGGCTATAATTCAGCCGCCATGAACACGATCGTTTACGGGCGCGGCAACAACGGCAGCTGCAATGCCCCGACCTCGCTTTATACCCTGGGCATGTGCTCGGTATTCTTTGGCGACACCGGCGCCCTTACCCCTGCGAATGTCATCGTGACCTACACCCAGACCGGACTTGGCTTTGCCGGAAGGCCGGGCGGACCTGTCCCGACGATCACGGTTCAATTGCAGAATGTGCCGTTTAAATTTTACTTTCTCGGCAGTCTCCTAAAATTTGGCAACGTCACCATGCCTCCCCTAACGACATCCGTAACGGGTGAATATTTGTCGTCGAGCGCACCTTCATGA
- a CDS encoding TadE/TadG family type IV pilus assembly protein — MKRLLSFWHDERGTAVVEGAIVIPVLMTLLFGVYEFSWYFYQQQLITTGIHDGARYLARTDDATNATNQANAKSIATTGAISGGTARLNGWTSANVTITIHSDTNTGSSTPCGSSACYGNSSAIQVVVLSTSFTDPGLGFFGFLGLTAPTIRVSHAERVMNDSAPAL; from the coding sequence ATGAAGCGCCTGCTTTCTTTTTGGCACGACGAGCGCGGGACAGCCGTCGTCGAAGGCGCGATCGTGATTCCGGTCCTGATGACCTTGCTGTTCGGTGTGTATGAATTTTCCTGGTATTTCTATCAGCAGCAATTGATCACGACCGGCATTCACGACGGCGCGCGCTATCTCGCCCGCACCGACGACGCAACCAATGCCACCAATCAAGCCAATGCCAAAAGTATCGCCACCACCGGCGCCATCAGCGGCGGCACGGCGCGCCTCAACGGATGGACCTCGGCGAATGTCACGATCACCATACATAGCGACACGAATACCGGCAGCTCCACGCCGTGCGGCTCGTCCGCCTGCTACGGCAATTCGAGCGCTATTCAGGTGGTGGTCCTCTCGACCAGTTTTACCGATCCCGGCTTGGGCTTTTTCGGCTTCCTCGGCTTGACCGCCCCGACTATCCGCGTCTCCCATGCCGAGCGCGTCATGAACGACAGCGCCCCAGCCCTATAG
- a CDS encoding Tad domain-containing protein: MWSQDKPSPTKRRIPPEHRGARAARIWGGFAESARAFGKDTRGVILPYVTVMLSVIVGVSVLALDGARYTSLQTQLQKGTDALAIAGAAELNGLPDAITRATAAINNTSANWVSNSSIFGSAANANVNITSITFYSGLPAGTVNPIPASYVTTDPTKAQYVQVTATPTTMTTILPASFFGGATSLTTSATAVAGLGETICGSQPIFVCNPFETSGMTYSQATQALLDAETTLVGHQVQITASAGSSYSPGNYGWLQPDVQGTSNETCGPGGQATGQELAVGVPDSCTNARSVNLTTGVKTPTNDALNIRFDIYTNSWKKCSSDPNYAPDQNVRKGYTGNGCNASANGPWPPGYTGKSPYSDQAAAAEPLDNCILAGTCGSNPYGDGNWVCGDITSATTATSVDVSAGKTSTITLTFGSTTGIFTGMGVNSTLFPTDTYVSATTSTTVTLSNPNSSLATVALVPSGTSITFAGYWSTAHPNAAMPTGCQGSPYSSITRNAVYNYEIANSLVGNASAGGESGTPSCSSSTPDTTGLRRMLTVPIINCQSSPVSMNGAATGVPVVSYGKIFMTQPAPSNTSTFAYGEFLGLVQPGSAGQGNLVQSVQLYR; the protein is encoded by the coding sequence ATGTGGAGTCAGGATAAGCCTTCGCCCACGAAGCGGCGGATTCCGCCCGAGCACCGCGGCGCGCGTGCCGCACGCATATGGGGAGGCTTTGCCGAAAGTGCTCGGGCGTTCGGCAAGGACACGCGCGGCGTCATCCTGCCCTATGTGACCGTCATGCTCTCCGTGATCGTCGGCGTGTCGGTCCTGGCATTGGACGGCGCGCGCTACACGTCGCTGCAAACACAGTTGCAAAAGGGCACGGACGCGCTCGCCATTGCGGGTGCGGCCGAACTAAACGGCCTTCCCGACGCGATCACGCGCGCCACGGCGGCGATCAACAATACGAGTGCAAACTGGGTCTCGAATTCCAGTATTTTCGGCAGCGCCGCGAATGCCAATGTCAACATCACGAGCATCACATTCTATAGCGGTCTCCCGGCAGGCACCGTCAACCCGATCCCCGCGAGCTATGTGACCACGGACCCGACCAAGGCACAGTATGTGCAGGTCACAGCGACGCCGACGACGATGACAACGATCTTGCCGGCATCGTTTTTCGGCGGGGCCACGTCCCTGACCACCAGCGCAACGGCGGTCGCAGGCCTGGGCGAGACGATCTGCGGTTCGCAGCCCATCTTCGTCTGCAACCCGTTCGAGACGAGCGGGATGACTTATTCGCAGGCAACGCAAGCCTTGCTGGATGCCGAGACCACGCTCGTTGGGCATCAGGTGCAGATCACGGCCTCCGCGGGAAGCTCCTATTCTCCGGGCAATTACGGCTGGCTTCAGCCCGATGTGCAAGGCACCAGCAACGAGACCTGCGGTCCGGGGGGACAGGCGACAGGCCAGGAACTCGCGGTCGGCGTTCCGGACAGTTGCACCAACGCGCGCTCGGTGAATCTGACGACCGGCGTCAAGACGCCAACCAACGACGCGCTCAACATCCGTTTCGATATTTACACCAACTCGTGGAAGAAATGCAGCAGCGATCCGAATTACGCCCCCGATCAGAACGTGCGCAAAGGCTATACCGGCAACGGCTGTAACGCGAGCGCCAACGGACCGTGGCCGCCGGGCTATACGGGCAAATCGCCCTACAGCGACCAGGCCGCCGCCGCGGAGCCGCTGGACAATTGCATCCTGGCGGGCACTTGCGGATCCAACCCCTATGGCGACGGCAATTGGGTGTGCGGCGATATTACCAGCGCGACGACGGCAACCAGTGTCGACGTGTCGGCGGGAAAAACGTCGACCATCACGCTCACGTTCGGCTCGACCACCGGGATTTTCACGGGCATGGGTGTCAACAGTACCCTCTTTCCGACGGACACCTATGTATCGGCAACGACATCGACAACAGTGACGCTCTCGAATCCTAATTCAAGCTTGGCCACCGTGGCCCTTGTCCCCTCCGGCACGTCGATTACCTTTGCCGGCTACTGGAGTACGGCACATCCGAACGCCGCGATGCCGACCGGATGCCAGGGCTCACCCTATTCCTCCATCACGCGCAACGCCGTCTATAATTACGAGATCGCCAATAGCCTCGTCGGCAATGCGTCGGCGGGCGGGGAGAGCGGCACGCCGTCATGCAGTTCGTCCACGCCGGATACGACAGGCCTACGCCGCATGCTCACCGTGCCGATCATCAACTGCCAAAGCAGCCCCGTGTCGATGAACGGAGCCGCTACCGGCGTCCCCGTCGTGAGCTATGGCAAGATCTTCATGACCCAGCCAGCGCCGAGCAATACATCAACTTTCGCCTACGGCGAATTTCTCGGACTTGTCCAGCCGGGTTCTGCCGGTCAGGGTAATTTGGTACAGTCAGTGCAACTCTACCGGTGA
- a CDS encoding type II and III secretion system protein family protein — protein sequence MTCLVAVVPNAAAQQPAGQAQSETRPAVSSQTKVTVRAMPVKMSAPPANADDDSGPEPATMISTETGEVRQVSVVLNKSRTIKLNRPFSTAVVGQPEIADVMPLTDSSIYIQGKKAGTTNVSIYDPKQKLIAVLDLSVVPDTAGLHSKIQASTGGQNIHVSSANGEVVLSGEAADAVAATRALAVAKGLSPDSPVVDAMQVAPTQQVMLKVRFLEATRDAGRDLGVNWLGAGKRSSFSTGLGSITNSTTSGPLGSGTDISGTFAGAATAAQPFGSLLASVVNSKNLKIDAVITALESKGLVKRLAEPDLIALSGDTASFLAGGEIPIPVAQNNSNGGTPTVTVEYKPFGVQLTFMPTVRSDGIINLRLAPSVSEIDTTNSVQFNGFTVPTLVKREARTTVELRDGQSFAIAGLLQSDNEADISQLPWLGSLPVLGALFRSTSYQKHETDLVIIVTPHLVKPAAPGTDLATPYDQSLQGNDVDLFLNGQPERKKAFSDYVTAGGEVQGPYGDIVDAPATYVKKKGQ from the coding sequence ATGACTTGCCTCGTCGCCGTCGTCCCGAATGCCGCTGCACAACAGCCTGCCGGGCAAGCGCAATCGGAAACGCGGCCAGCGGTTTCGAGTCAGACGAAAGTCACGGTCCGGGCGATGCCGGTAAAAATGTCGGCGCCGCCAGCCAATGCGGATGACGACAGCGGGCCGGAGCCCGCGACGATGATTTCGACTGAAACCGGCGAAGTTCGCCAAGTCTCTGTCGTCCTCAACAAATCGCGCACGATCAAATTGAACCGTCCCTTCTCGACCGCCGTCGTCGGCCAACCCGAGATTGCCGACGTGATGCCGTTGACCGACTCTTCCATCTATATCCAGGGCAAGAAGGCCGGGACCACCAACGTCTCGATCTACGATCCGAAACAGAAGCTGATTGCGGTTCTTGACCTGAGTGTCGTGCCGGATACGGCGGGTTTGCACAGCAAGATCCAGGCGAGCACCGGTGGCCAGAATATCCATGTCAGCAGCGCCAATGGTGAGGTCGTGCTGAGCGGCGAGGCGGCGGATGCGGTCGCGGCGACCCGCGCCCTCGCCGTCGCCAAGGGCCTCTCGCCCGATTCGCCGGTGGTCGACGCGATGCAAGTCGCACCGACGCAGCAAGTCATGCTCAAGGTGCGGTTCCTGGAGGCGACCCGCGATGCCGGCCGCGACTTGGGTGTGAACTGGCTGGGGGCCGGGAAAAGAAGCAGCTTCTCAACCGGCTTGGGTTCTATAACCAATTCGACAACGTCGGGTCCGCTGGGCAGCGGCACCGACATATCAGGGACATTTGCCGGCGCGGCCACAGCCGCCCAACCTTTTGGGTCGCTGCTGGCGAGCGTGGTCAATTCCAAGAACCTCAAAATCGACGCCGTCATCACGGCGCTCGAATCGAAAGGCTTGGTGAAGCGTTTGGCGGAGCCCGATCTGATCGCCCTTTCCGGCGACACGGCGAGCTTCCTGGCAGGCGGCGAAATACCCATCCCGGTCGCCCAGAACAACAGCAACGGCGGTACGCCGACTGTGACGGTCGAATACAAGCCATTTGGTGTGCAATTGACCTTCATGCCGACGGTGCGATCGGATGGCATCATCAATTTGCGCCTAGCGCCGTCGGTGAGCGAAATCGACACGACCAATTCGGTTCAGTTCAACGGCTTTACTGTACCGACCCTGGTCAAACGCGAGGCCCGTACCACCGTGGAACTGCGCGACGGGCAGAGCTTCGCGATCGCGGGATTGCTGCAATCGGATAACGAGGCCGACATTTCGCAATTGCCTTGGCTCGGCTCGCTGCCTGTTCTCGGCGCCCTGTTCCGCTCCACGAGCTATCAGAAACATGAAACCGACCTTGTGATCATCGTGACGCCCCATCTCGTCAAGCCGGCCGCCCCAGGCACGGACCTGGCGACGCCCTACGATCAGTCTCTGCAAGGCAACGATGTGGATCTGTTTCTGAATGGGCAGCCCGAACGCAAAAAAGCGTTTTCCGACTATGTCACGGCGGGCGGCGAAGTGCAGGGTCCATACGGCGACATCGTCGACGCGCCCGCCACATATGTCAAAAAGAAAGGCCAGTGA
- the cpaB gene encoding Flp pilus assembly protein CpaB has product MARDWLISHTTAAAAPEDMATVVVASEPIKFGGTLGPDNLTEVPWPARSVPENTFAHVKDLTKDGSRVALASFVRNEPIVAGKVTLPGQRASLSTTIETGKRAVAIAVDDVRGVAGFIFPGDYVDVVLTRSNNGNDEQKDFSEVILQHVKVLAIDQSASDRPEKPTIAKAVTVEVTSEQALKVLLASNSGRLSLILRHAAEEPNEPNLKVTQGDLFTDAATPPLPVEQPVAAAPPPPPPPTPVAAEAPQPSPAPVAATAPSPPPQPAALPELPAAASVNLPAAPLESEVSRAAAEPVTRKVTIVRGMNRVDYDVLKQP; this is encoded by the coding sequence ATGGCGCGCGACTGGCTGATCAGCCATACGACCGCCGCTGCTGCACCGGAGGACATGGCCACCGTCGTGGTAGCGAGCGAGCCGATTAAGTTCGGTGGAACGCTAGGACCGGACAATCTCACCGAAGTGCCCTGGCCGGCGAGATCAGTGCCCGAAAATACGTTCGCCCATGTTAAAGACCTCACGAAGGATGGCAGCCGCGTAGCACTGGCCTCTTTCGTTCGCAACGAGCCGATCGTCGCCGGCAAAGTCACCCTGCCCGGACAGCGCGCCTCCCTTTCGACGACAATCGAAACGGGCAAGCGGGCGGTCGCCATCGCAGTGGATGACGTGCGCGGCGTGGCAGGCTTTATCTTTCCTGGCGACTATGTAGACGTGGTGCTGACCCGCTCCAACAATGGCAATGACGAGCAAAAGGATTTCTCGGAAGTCATTTTGCAGCACGTGAAGGTTCTTGCTATCGATCAATCCGCTTCGGACCGGCCGGAAAAGCCGACGATCGCGAAAGCGGTGACCGTCGAGGTCACGTCCGAGCAGGCCCTCAAGGTTCTGTTGGCATCCAATTCCGGTCGGCTGTCGCTGATCCTGCGCCACGCGGCGGAAGAGCCCAATGAACCAAATCTAAAAGTGACCCAGGGCGATCTCTTTACCGACGCGGCCACGCCGCCGCTTCCCGTAGAGCAACCCGTTGCAGCCGCGCCGCCGCCGCCACCACCGCCAACTCCGGTCGCAGCAGAGGCACCGCAGCCATCACCCGCTCCGGTCGCAGCAACGGCACCCTCGCCGCCGCCCCAGCCCGCGGCCTTGCCTGAACTGCCAGCAGCGGCCTCCGTAAATTTGCCTGCAGCTCCTTTGGAGTCGGAGGTGAGCCGTGCCGCAGCCGAGCCCGTAACACGGAAGGTGACGATCGTGCGAGGGATGAACAGAGTTGATTACGACGTTTTGAAACAGCCTTGA